Genomic DNA from Gopherus evgoodei ecotype Sinaloan lineage unplaced genomic scaffold, rGopEvg1_v1.p scaffold_35_arrow_ctg1, whole genome shotgun sequence:
GGGCTGGCATCGCCATGGGGCAGGGcgcagggcagggcatggggctgggatcCCCTTGGGGCAGGGCACGGGGCTGGCATCACCGTGGGGCAGGGcgcagggcagggtgtggggctggcattgctgtggggcagggcgtggggtgtgggggtgggattgccgtggggcagggcatggggctggcatcGCCATAGGGCAGGGCGTGGGGCACAGGGTTAGGATTGCCGCAGGGCAGGGCGTGGGGCCTGGATCCCCAcggggtggggcatggggctggcatcCCCACAGGGCAGGGcgcggggcagggcctggggcagggcatggggctgggatcCCGGTGGGGGAAGGTGTGGGTCTGACATcgctgtggggcagggtgtggggctgggcacgGGGCTGGCATCGCcatggggcagggcttggggctggCACCCCacgtggcagggcttggggctggCATCCCcgcagggcagggcactgggctggcatCGCCATGGGGAAGGGCTTGGGGCTGGCATACCTGTAGGGCAGGGCACGGGACCTTGATCCCcatggggtggggcatggggctggcaccccacggggcagggcttggggctgggATCCCCGCGGGGCAGGGTGTGGGTCTGACATCGCCATGGGGCAGGGcgtggggcagggcttggggctagCATCCCTGTGGGTCAGGGTGCTGGACCTGGATCCAAATGGGGTGGGGCATGGAGCTGGCACCCCATGGGGCAAGGTGTGGGTCTGACATTGCCGTGGAGCAGGGCGCGGGACCTGGATCCCCATGGGGCAGGGCTTGGGCCTGGCACCCCACGGGTCAGGGCTTGGGGCTGGCAACCCGCAGGGTAGGGTGCGAGACCTGGATCCCCGCaaggcagggcttggggctggCACCCCGCAGGGTAGGGTGCGGGACCTGGATCCCCGCAGGGCAGGGCTTGGAGCTGACATCCCCGCGGGGCAGGGCGTGGGACCTGGATCCCCACAGGGTAGGGCACAGGACCTGGATCCCCGtagggcagggcttggggctgaCATCCTCGCGGGGCAGGGCGCAGTCCCCTACCTGCCCGGTTGATCTCGATGATCTCCTCCTGGGCCAGGGGGCAGGCGTCGGCGgcgggggggccgggccgggggccgGGGGTTCCCTCTGGCTTGCAATAGTTGGGCGAGCCGGGCTGGGGCGCCCGGGGGATGTGTTTGTTCTTCTTCTTGGGCAGTTTCTGCTTGGCCATGGCCAGGGAGTAGTACATGCCGAAGTTGTTGACGATGACGGGCACGGGCATGGCGATGGTCAGCACCCCGGCCAGGGCGCACAGCGCCCCCACCAGCATGCCCGACCAGGTCTTGGGGTACATGTCCCCGTAGCCCAGCGTGGTCATGGTCACCACGGCCCACCAGAAGCCAATGGGGATGTTCTTGAAGTAGGTGTGGTTGCTCCCCATGATGTCGTTCGGGTCGGCCCCGATGCGCTCCGCGTAGTAGATCATGGTGGCGAAGATCAGGACGCCCAAGGccaggaagatgatgaggagcaAGAACTCATTGGTACTGGCCCGGAGCGTGTGGCCCAGCACCCGCAGCCCCACGAAGTGCCGGGTCAGCTTGAAGATCCGCAGGATCCGCACGAAACGCACCACGCGGAGGAAGCCCAGCACGTCCTTGGCCGCCTTGGAGGAGAGGCCCCGCAAGCCCACCTCCAGGTAGAAGGGCAGGATGGCCACGAAATCGATGATGTTGAGGCTGCTCTTGACGAACTCCAGCTTGTCCGGGCAGAAGCAGACGCGCATGAGGAACTCGAAGGTGAACCAGATCACGCAGGCCCCCTCCACGTAGGTGAGGAACGGCTCCGTCTCCACCTCCACCGCCACCTGGGTGGCCGTCCCGTTGGCCACCGCCACCGGCTCCGTCTTGTTGATGATGCGGTTGAAGGCCTCGTGCGTCTCCAGGCAGAAGGTGGTGATGGAGAGCAGGATGAAGAAGAGGGAGGCGAAGGCCACGTactggagagggggtgggggcggggcgagGGGTGGACGGagatgggtggggatggggggcaaaCATGGAGGATTGTTAGTCATCCCGTTCTAGAAATctcaacagcaacaacaacaaaaccccccCAAAAACCTCCTGGAGAGGGGAACCCCCCGGCAAGATGGGGatccccccatgccccagccctgagccagccagctccccaccctggggccagatgggagccagtgccccccagaggggagaGGCCCATactccattccctgcccccctgagccagccacttCCCGCCCTGGGGGTGGAttggagccagcgccccccagagagaaagaacccaggaatcctggattcctcccccctccttccaatGGCTCCATTTATACCCGGGTCACCCTGGGCAGAGGGATCCAGGGAATGGGAGCATTcgcacgtggggggggggggatgaaggGGTTTGTGGGGAAACATGGAGCcccccagaattccagtgggaggGGGCAACcctcagcgccccccccccagtgaaTGAGCACCAATATCTCTGCTGAAGACAGGGGAGACACCAaacagctgggagagaacccaggcgtcctggctccccgcGCTGTTAATTGGGGAGATGATCAGAACACGAGGcgggaagtggggagggggagtcacCGGCTCTGCGGCTGCCCCCCCCCGGAAGTAACAGGAGGGTGCTAGGATCAAGTAGAACCGGGCCGCGCGGGGGGGACATACGggtccggggggcgggggggggacatACGGGTCCGGGGGTCGCGGGGGGGGAACGGGCCAGGGGAGACACACGGACGGGCTTCGGGACCGGGAAGATTGAGGGGGGCAGCCGTGGGGAGCTGCGGGGCGGGGGGCGGACATACGGGTAGGTGCGGGGGGGGCGCGGGGCCGGGGGGTCTGCGAGGAGATCCGCGGGGGGGCTGCGGAGCCGGGGGGACACGGGGGGAACCGCGGGGGGCTGCGGAGGGATCCCTGGGGGCGTGAGGACCCAGGGGGAGCCGAGGGGGGGCTGCGGAGCCGAGGGGAGACGGGGGGGCTGCGGGCGGATCCGGGGCCGGGGGACACACGGGGCGGGGCGGGCCCAGGGGGACACggggggagctgcggggggaTCCACGGGGGGGTGGGGACCCGGGGGGGCTGCGGTGAGCGGATTGTGCCGAGTTTGCGGGATTCGCTGCTGCAGCGCTGCGGGGCCAGTCCAGCGCCCCCTAGTGGGCGACCTGCGCCTCTCCCGCCCCCGCCATAGATCCGGGCGGCCCTGctgcggggccggggggggacGTGTATAAATAAACCCAATAGCCCCAGAGCCCCGGCCCCCAGCACGGACGGGGGGGTATCACGCTGCCCCACCCGGGAGTTTATCTGGGGGGATCCTAAAgagccccccactgcaccccgtcccatcccccctgctccccatccccctaCTGCACCCCGTCccatcccccctgcttcccatccccccactgcaccccatcccatcccccctgctccccagccccccactgcgCCCCGTCCCATCCCCCACTGCGCCCCGtcccatcccccctgctccccatccccccactgcaccccgtcccatcccccctgcttcccatcccccactgcaccccgtcccatcccccctgctccccatccccccactgcgccccttcccatcccccactgcGCCCCGtcccatcccccctgctccccatccccccactgcaccccgtcccatcccccctgcttcccatccCCCACTGCGCCCCGtcccatcccccctgctccccatccccccactgcaccccgtCCCATCCCCCCTACTTCCCATCCCCCACTGCACCCCGTctcatcccccctgctccccagcccccctgctccccagccccccactgcgccccgtccaatcccccctgcttcccatccCCCACTGCGCCCCGTCccatcccccctgcttcccatcccccctgctccccatctccccctgccccctcacagtcTCCCCTGCTCCACAGCCCCCCTATCCACCCACTGCACCCTGTccaacctccccactccccagtgtCCCTGACCTCTCCACTGCGCCCCATCCCAGCCTCcttgctccccagccccccaatccccccactgccccatctcattcccccccactccccagtgtcACTGCGCCTCGTCCCAGCCTCCAGTCCTCCCACTGGACCCTGTCCcgactcccccctgcacccccccccaactGCAGTCTTCTTCTATGGCAAGGCAGGCtgtggcctgtgtgtgtgtgtgtgtgtgtgtgtgtgtgtgtgtgcgcgcacgcgcgCACCCACAACTGTGTGTTCccgtgtttgtgtgtgtcttttgctgtgtgtctgtgttcactgttgtgtgtgtgtgcatgtgtgtctgtgtccattcgtgtgtgcatgtgtccatgtctgtgtgtgtgtgtccatgtctatccatgtgtgtctgtatgtgtgtctgGGTGCATGTGTGTCTAGGTGCGTGTGTGTCTAggtgcgtgtgtctgtgtgtgtctgtgtgtccatGTCTAGCCGTGTGTGTCCGTGTGTATTTGTGTCCATGTCTAGCCATGTGTGTCCGTGTGCCTGTCCATGTCTATccgtgtgtgtctctgtgtgtgtccaTGTCTATCCATGTGTGTCCGTGTCTGTGTGCATATGTGTCCGTGTCTATCCATGTCCGTATGTGTCCATCTCAGTCCATGTGGGTCCATGTCCGTGTGCACAGACACACCTGTGCAGGCTGTTACATTCCCTACACTcctgctctgagcccagcccctcgctggggtggagggtttgtttccaAGCTCTGGAGGCTCGTGTGCCCGCTTGGCCCCGCAGCCGTCCAGGGCAGACGGGTCAGGAACGTGGCCCTAGACGCTGGCACCTTTCCTCCTGGGGTCCCCCTGGACCTGCCAGCTCCACCCACCCCACGGATACCCCCAGGGCGCTGGGCTGTCAGCCCTGACCACCGGCTGCATGGGCACGGCCTCAGAGAGGAGGCTGGTGCCGTCGGTGAGGGCGGCTGTTGCGGCCGAGGTCTCTGCTGGCAGATGTACCCGTCCATTGCCACGCTGCCaggcaggagctgggcaggggatggTTCTGCACCTATGGCCTCAGCCCGAGCGCAGCGTGTTTCACAGGGGGCGGGTTTAACTCCTCAGCTGACAAGTTATCCATCCGTCTGTCTACCTGCCCATCCACCTGTTCATCCATCCACCTACCCCTCTACTCATCCATCTACCTGCCTGTCCACCCGTCCATTCATCCATCCGTCCATCTACCTGCCCGTCCACCCTGTCCACCCGCCCCCTACCTATCCATCTACCTGCCCattcatccatccacccatccctctACCCATTCACCCGTCTACCTGCCCGTTCACCGTCCGTCCATCCACCCGTCCATCTACCTGCCCATCCACCTGTCCATCCATATCCACCCGTCCGTCTACCAgcctgtccatccatccacctgcCCCTCTACCTGTCCATCCATCCGTCAACCTGCCCATCCACCCGCCCTTCTACCCGTCTGTCTAGCTGCCCGTCCgcccgtccatccatccacctgCCCTTCTACCCATCCAGCCGTCCGTCTACCTGCCCAGAaaactatccatccatccattcaccCCACTACCCATCCACCTATCAAttaatccatccatccatccacccaacccactaccatccgtccatccatccatccatccatcccactacctatccatccatccacccgcccctctacccacccatccatccttccttccatccatccatccatccacccacccacctcattccccacccatccacccttctacccatccatccatccacccacccctctACCCATCCCTCTGTCCACCCACCCAGTCCACCCTGCCCTTCTAGCTGTCCATCCATCCACTTGCCCCCTACTCATCCATCCAtttacccatccatccatccaatccGTCCACCCTCCCTGCTACCCATCCATCCGTCCACCCACCCCTCTATCCGTCCACCCGCCTCCCTacccacccctccatccaccctCCCCACTACCCCTCCATCTGTCCTCCCATCCCACTACCCACCTCTTTGTCCACCTGCCCCTCTACCTGTCCCTCTGTCCACCTGCTCCTCTACCCATGCACCCATCCGTCTACCTGCCCATCCACCTGTCCATCTGTCGACCCGCCCTGCTACCCATCCCTCCATTCACCTACCCCTCTACCCATCCATCTGTTCACTtgtctgtctatccatccatctgtccatccgcCCTCTCTCCACCCACCCCTCTGCCCATCCATTTGTCCACTTGCCCAGCTACCTGTTCGTCCACCCTGCTATCCGTCCATCTGCCCCTCTACCTGTCCACCTGTCCACCCACCCTCTATCCCTCCAGCCGCACCTCTGTCCTTCTCCCCATTCCTCCGTCCATCTGCCCCGCaatctgtccatctgtccctccctccctccgtccatCTGCCACTCACTCCCTCCTTGTCCTTGGACCAAGTCACTAGAGGACAGGAGCCCGGTGGGAAGTCTCGCatttcattccctccccccttGGAGATAACTTTTCTCACCACCCCCCCACTACCAGCAGCAGCTGATGGGGCAAGGAGCGGGGGTCACCCTGTGCATCTGGCAGAACCGGCTGCACTAGAGCAccgctgggtgggggtggggggctgaggtgcatcctggaggtgggggggcatgGCAAGCTGGGCTGGATGCAGACTGCAGTGCGGTCCCCCCACCTCCGACCCGCTGCCTCTGCAGAACCAGCCCAGCGCAGAGCCAGCGCCAGCCACTGTCCTCAAAGTGATCctgaactggggggggggaacagggctgggctaggggtGCAGAGGGTGggacagggctgtgctgggggtgggaacagggctgtgctgggggtgcaggggggctgggacagagctgtgttgggggtacagggggctgggacagggctgccgggggtgggggctgggacagggctgtgttgggagtgcaggggggctgggacagggatgcggggggtgcaggggggctagGACAGGGCTGCcaggggggctgggacagggctgtgtCGGGGGTatggggggctgggacagggctgtgctgggagtgcggggtgggaggctgggacagggctgcaggggggagtatgagggggctgggacagggctgtggggggtACAGGGGGGCTAGGACAGGGTTGCAGGGGGAGTatggggggctgggacagggctgtggtggggtgcaggggggctgggacagggctgcagggggtaCAGGGGGGCTAGGACAGGGCTGCGGGGGGAGTatggggggctgg
This window encodes:
- the KCNC3 gene encoding potassium voltage-gated channel subfamily C member 3 isoform X1, with product MLSSVCVSSFRGRKPGSQAPAKSCARGDMGRHEESEKIVINVGGVRHETYRSTLQTLPGTRLAWLTEPDACSNFDYDPAADEFFFDRHPQVFAYVLNYYRTGKLHCPADVCGPLFEEELAFWGIDETDVEACCWMNYRQHRDAEEALDSFEAPEAQDEEDAAGDLKRLCLQEDGRQAGWWRRWQPKLWALFEDPYSSKIARYVAFASLFFILLSITTFCLETHEAFNRIINKTEPVAVANGTATQVAVEVETEPFLTYVEGACVIWFTFEFLMRVCFCPDKLEFVKSSLNIIDFVAILPFYLEVGLRGLSSKAAKDVLGFLRVVRFVRILRIFKLTRHFVGLRVLGHTLRASTNEFLLLIIFLALGVLIFATMIYYAERIGADPNDIMGSNHTYFKNIPIGFWWAVVTMTTLGYGDMYPKTWSGMLVGALCALAGVLTIAMPVPVIVNNFGMYYSLAMAKQKLPKKKNKHIPRAPQPGSPNYCKPEGTPGPRPGPPAADACPLAQEEIIEINRADSKQNGDAAKAALANEDCPTIDQALSPEEKSPVTPAAHERYSRDRACFLLTAGEFGPAPDGNIRKAALRLPPTDAAPWCLHDLNATAASWSQH
- the KCNC3 gene encoding potassium voltage-gated channel subfamily C member 3 isoform X2, with the translated sequence MLSSVCVSSFRGRKPGSQAPAKSCARGDMGRHEESEKIVINVGGVRHETYRSTLQTLPGTRLAWLTEPDACSNFDYDPAADEFFFDRHPQVFAYVLNYYRTGKLHCPADVCGPLFEEELAFWGIDETDVEACCWMNYRQHRDAEEALDSFEAPEAQDEEDAAGDLKRLCLQEDGRQAGWWRRWQPKLWALFEDPYSSKIARYVAFASLFFILLSITTFCLETHEAFNRIINKTEPVAVANGTATQVAVEVETEPFLTYVEGACVIWFTFEFLMRVCFCPDKLEFVKSSLNIIDFVAILPFYLEVGLRGLSSKAAKDVLGFLRVVRFVRILRIFKLTRHFVGLRVLGHTLRASTNEFLLLIIFLALGVLIFATMIYYAERIGADPNDIMGSNHTYFKNIPIGFWWAVVTMTTLGYGDMYPKTWSGMLVGALCALAGVLTIAMPVPVIVNNFGMYYSLAMAKQKLPKKKNKHIPRAPQPGSPNYCKPEGTPGPRPGPPAADACPLAQEEIIEINRADSKQNGDAAKAALANEDCPTIDQALSPEEKSPVTPAAHERYSRDRACFLLTAGEFGPAPDGNIRKGYEKSRSLNSIVGLRLSPAPSPLGSPGAPRRPRPPLPSVL